One Rhipicephalus microplus isolate Deutch F79 chromosome 4, USDA_Rmic, whole genome shotgun sequence genomic window carries:
- the LOC119171672 gene encoding uncharacterized protein LOC119171672, with amino-acid sequence MAFMMPVVKNDYMIYQQNGGSSKSRRSSSCSMSSRASRGAASGQTSLSCSPGSDVEERLRAVESERGTRRTSRIMDVPVAPRSASQSSLYKKFHSRVVDKLRKTLRSKDDSVVSTEDTSVVQKNSLASS; translated from the coding sequence ATGGCCTTCATGATGCCCGTTGTGAAGAATGACTACATGATCTACCAGCAGAACGGCGGTAGCTCCAAGTCCCGGCGCAGTTCATCGTGCAGTATGAGCAGCCGTGCTTCCCGTGGTGCCGCATCGGGCCAGACCAGTCTATCCTGCTCGCCGGGCAGCGACGTCGAGGAGCGGTTACGTGCCGTTGAGTCTGAGCGGGGCACCCGCAGGACTTCGCGTATCATGGACGTGCCCGTGGCACCGAGATCGGCCTCGCAGTCTTCCCTTTACAAGAAGTTCCACAGCAGGGTCGTGGACAAACTGAGGAAGACCCTGCGTTCTAAAGACGACTCCGTCGTCAGCACCGAGGACACGTCTGTTGTGCAGAAGAACAGCCTGGCGTCCTCGTGA